The genomic window CCACTATGGAGTGTGAACGAAAACAACATGGACCATAAATTTTTGGAACACTTGAGGTTATGGTATCTTAGTTCCCATATTTGCAGAATATATTTATGACATATAAAAAtaactcttttattttctttttctacccTCTAAAGAGCTGAAACCactgaattattgaaaatcttttggaaatttctcaaaatatttgtattgaaattcaaatttcacgAAAAATTTACTATTTCTGGTCTATTTCATACCAAAGCAAAATACCATCTGGTGGTGAAGAAAGAATCATTTCACACAAACCACAGCCTTTTCTCTCCGGTTGGGCCCCACAACCTAAGCAGTTCAGACACACCATAGCACACTGTTTATCTCAACTCCATGGGAGGCCAAGATGGCGCCACGTGTCCCTTCCCCCCCATCTCCAGTGTGTGGCCTTTAGGAGTTTATGAAGCTGATCCACAGATGCACCAACCAAAacatagccaaaaaaaaaaaacaatatatctTTAAATCCAAGCTTGTATATTAAATCCAAGCTTCCTCATTGGCTACAATACTTGGGCTTGTGGTGAGCTCAATATCTCTGATCTCCTCTTCACTTCCACTTCCACTTCATTGGTTACTGAGATGGCTGCGGCTATCTCAACTGTGGGAGCTGTTAACAGAGTACCTgtaactctctttctctctctctatctctctatagTAAATATGCTATGATTGATCTGGGTAAATATTACATAatgatttaaattataaagttgTGCTGTTCTCTTATTTGGTTCCTTTGTTTGAGATCATTTCAATCAGTTTGATATATCGGCTTCTGTTAATTGATGAATATTCGTGCCTTTGTTGAATATATGCGGTGTTTCTTAGTtagtttaagtttttggagAATAACAGCTATTTTATAGCTTTATAAAGTAATTAGGACAATTTCTGACTCTCCAACTTAATTTTCAGTTAATTTGTTCTGTAGTTACACAAGTTTAAGTGCTTGTTTAGCTTGTCAGGTTTTTAAAATAGCTCATCTACTTTAAGAAATATAAGTTCAAGGAACAATTAACAGATTTAGCTAATTAATCACCTGGAGCTTTTAAATCCACTGGAAGCTAAATTGAGAATCTTCATTTGGAGTTTCCAATTTTGCTATAGCAAATTAAAAGCCTCAGAAgagattttaatatatatatatatagNATTTAATGTAATTTGGTGGAGAAAAAGCATATGCATGCCTCTATAAAAGTATGCTATGTATTTTTGTATGTGttatccaaatttcaaattttcaaaagcCTTATAAGAtatggctatatatatatatagagagagagagagagagagagagagagagagagagagagttagttgggctagaatactattaataatatttgttcctttttgctatcaagtttttagcttttAGATTAATTCTTCTGATCATTTCTAACCGTTGGATTAAATGTTATAACTCAGTGGAGaatactcaatcctaggggaaccactcaaccctaagaaactaatatcatcctaaccttacaatttctcatccaagaaTTAAACACTTGATAACAAAAAGGGGCAAATaccattaatagtattctagcccaactctatatGAGTTGTTCGACAAAAGTACttgactctatatatatctaagAAGTTCTTTATTGGATCAACTCTACTTAGGTCTTCGACAAAAGTACTCAAGTCTTAATTACTAGAGTTGTTCGGAAAAGGATTATGAGCTTTCTTAATAACTTACTTTGCTGTACAGTAAATGCAGCAGTGTTAAATTAAACCTCGAAAGCTAGCATTTTACAGTTttgcaatttaaattagttACTGACTCTCTAGCACTTTAGAGTTGATTTGGGTAATACTCCTTGCATGTCATGAACTGCTGCAGCTGAGCCGGTATGGTGCCAGCACAGGAGCCTCAGCCCCGGGCTCGGCCTTCTTTGGAAGCAGTTTGAAGAAGGCGGTGAGTGCCGGTGCGAGCCATGGGAAGGTGTCGACGGGTGCGTTCAAAGTCGTGGCAGCCGATCTCGATGAATCGAAGCAGACTAAGAAGGACAGGTGGCAGGGCCTTGCGTACGACACGTCGGACGACCAACAGGATATCACCAGAGGGAAGGGAACGGTGGATTCCCTCTTCCAGGCCCCCATGGACAGTGGCACTCACATCCCCGTCATGAGCTCCCAGGAGTACATCAGTCAGGGACTTCGCCAGTAAGTTGTAACCATTCAGTCTCTGAAAGTATTTCATTTAATAACACAACGCGACCCTCAATCATAGATCAGTTTCTGAACTTATCTGATATACTGCAGCTATGTAATCACTTGTTTAAATTGAAAGATTCAGAGACCCTATCACAATAAGTCAAAAGTTTAGGAGTTGCCGTTAAATTTACCCATTATTCCCTACATGCGTCGAACTTCTTTTCTAACAATGTATAGTGAATGGTGTTCAGGTACAACTTGGATAACAACGTGGATGGGTTCTACATAGCCCCTGCTTTCATGGATAAGCTTGTGGTTCACATTACCAAGAATTTCATGAACTTGCCCAACATTAAGGTATTACCTTTGCTATTTATATTACTTCATGGACTCGTATAGTTGATGAGTATATAGGtatttttgtaataattttttgtttctttcaaaGGTTCCCCTTATTTTGGGTATTTGGGGAGGCAAAGGACAAGGAAAATCCTTCCAATGTGAGCTTGTGTTTGCTAAGATGGGAATCAAGTACGTGCCCCTCACCCCTCCCCAACCCTTTCCCTTTTAACTTTTCATGTCACAGTAAGGAATCAGGGCTAAATTTTGCCACTTGATTGTGCAATCCTGTACTATAGTAATGCTTTACGATCAGTCACAAGTAGAACATATTTGCAAATTTTGTGTTAATCTATCTCTTTCTATATAAAAACATTGTTTCTCTTTTACAAATATCTCTATCTGCAAAACTTTCAGTCCTATCATGATGAGTGCCGGCGAGCTCGAGAGCGGTAACGCTGGAGAGCCCGCGAAATTGATCCGCCAGCGGTACCGAGAGGCCGCAGACATCATTAAGAAGGGTAAAATGTGCTGCCTCTTCATCAATGATCTGGATGCGGGAGCAGGCCGTATGGGCGGGACCACACAGTACACAGTCAACAACCAGATGGTGAATGCCACCCTCATGAACATCGCCGACAACCCGACCAATGTGCAGCTCCCCGGAATGTACAACAAGCAGGATAATCCTCGTGTTCCGATTATAGTTACAGGGAACGACTTCTCGACTCTGTATGCACCTCTCATTCGTGACGGTCGTATGGAGAAGTTCTACTGGGCGCCGACAAGAGAGGACCGTATCGGCGTTTGCACAGGCATCTTCAGGACTGATAATGTTCCCAAGGAAGATATCATCAAGCTCGTCGATGCCTTTCCAGGCCAATCTATCGGTAAAACTCTCTACAAATCCTATTTTTATACTCTAACATTCAAAAATAgttactgaccgtccctagagcaagcggcagagggcttggtggttggtatccgagacccaagttcgaatcctagttgattcacatttccagctaagtttatttctaaatgaaataaaatgaagcgggtagcgtgctacctatctctctaaaaaaaaaaaacattaaaaaatagttaaaataaagtcaattttgaattcaattgtATGTTATAGCAATGATTGTAAAGAATAAAAGACATGGATATCACAATTCCTACCATAATATGATGTGACCAAAAACATGACTTGTACACTagcatttttatcatatttagcAAAATAAGGAGATTAACCTAGAAGATACCCCATTCTGTTTGACAGTTTATTGATATTTTGATCTATGCAGACTTCTTTGGAGCTCTCCGAGCTCGAGTTTACGATGACGAGGTGAGGAAGTGGGTCGCAGAGTCCGGCATTGAATCAATCGGCAAGAAGCTCGTGAACTCGCTCGAGGGGCCACCGACCTTCGAGCAGCCAAAGATGACACTAGACAAGCTCATGGAGTACGGCAATATGCTCGTCCAGGAGCAGGAGAACGTTAAGAGGGTGCAGCTTGCTGACAAGTACCTCAGCGAGGCCGCGCTTGGCGATGCCAATGCTGATGCCATGAAAACCGGAAACTTTTACGGTAAAATCCCTCAAAATCCTAGACACTATATTTTGGACAAAGTAGTTCAAAATGAATACAAACTAATACATCTTCCTGCAAAAAGGACTACCTACATTTACATGAAGTAGAATTTTTAAGGGCACGGAAGAATTTTTTCAAAGCAAGCATGATATTTCTAATCTCGGAGGGATGAatgtgtaaataaataaaatttaggggGATTCATGTGTAAAAGATCTTTCAAAGAGTTATATTTATGATTGATATTAAGAAAGAAATGCTTATTTACTTGATTGCAGGTAAAGCTGCGCAACAAGTGAATATTCCTGTTCCTGAAGGTTGCACCGATCCGATAGCGACAAACTTCGATCCGACAGCTAGGAGTGATGATGGAAGCTGCCTCTATACCTTATAAATAGGGAGTATCTGAGTGTCATGTTTGAAGGAATGGAAGATTAATTAGAAGCATAAGCTCTTTTCTAGAAAGAAGATATGAACAGATTTTAGCTTGCCCTGTATGGGTAAATTGTGCTTGTGACCTTTCTTCTTTCCAAAATTGTGCTTGTGACCTTTCTTCTTTCCATGAAGGGCATTTGATTTGTATAATAGTTGATTTGCTTATTGCTGATAAATAGGTTCTGTTGCAGCTTTATTAGCTCTCCTTAAACAACATTTATGTAGAAATCACAGATCACGAGAGAAAAAAATCACTTCCTCCATATATCAATAAACAAGGGGAAATTTATCAACACAAACTAAACAAGGACAAGCAGTTGCAATGTTACGGCCAAGGATGATAATTCCTAGTTCGGAAGGTACAAACTcgtaaaagaatcaaaaaggagagaaaataaaataaaatgcaagCAATTTACGTGGTTTGCTCAGTGACCTACATACACGGGCAAGGATAGTTCAAGTGTTCAAcatcaaaataccttttttgCTTCAAAGGAGCAAGTCGCAGAGCAATATCCATAATCAGAATTGCTAGAATACAAATAGAATTGAACTGAAGGAAGTATGAGCAGGAAATCTTTCATCTTCCTGGAAACACAATATCAGGGATATTCTGGCAGATCAACACAGAATCAGGGAAAATATTTTTCTGAGAATTGTACGTATGGAGTCCTACAGAGCACAATAGCCCGCCATGTAAAGTATACAAAAGGAAGATTTTTTACCTAAAATGTGAAAAGGGCATCAAACTTGTACAATGGCACGAAAATTCCTACAAATCATCCAGTTAGCCACAAAGCCCTATAAATCTTGATGCTATTCAGGATGCTATCTTTGTCAGATGAGCGTGTGGAAGTTCTTGGTTCTTTTGAACTTTCCAAAGAAGTTATTTAGCTTagttaagaaaattttatacaaaaCATGACAGCATAGCAAACTAGTTTAAAcagtttcaaaaaattaaatatttcttttatagaTTATTCACTCAATTCAGTCACATATCcaagtttttttaatttcccTCCCAGATCATCAAAGTTCGTCAAGGAAATTATTGGCTACTATGGCATGTCCTGACATTTCTTCACAAAGCTACCTACCAAATATATCGAGAGTACATGCCTAATGCAAAACAAGAATGACGAAGACATCAAGTCATCAACCACTAGCCTTACTTCACAATATATACATACTAATGCAAAGCAAGAATGACAAAGCCATCAAGTAATCAACCACTAGCCTTACTTCATAAGAAGTTAGAATTAGCCTTCCTCTGAATTTGATTTCAACCAACTTAAGTAAAGTGAAAGGATCTACACATTTACAATGACATCTATCACTTACTTGACCCAGATTACGTCACAAGTTCACATTACCTGGGCAAAAGCTGATCTTTTTTCTTCATAGAACAATCATTACTTTGCTCTTCCACTAACCAATTTTATTCAAAAGGAGGATTCTCATCATCCTCCTTGATACTGTCATCATCTGCTGTGTATTGAGCAGCTGCTTGGATCATCTCCTCATCAAGTCCTGTGAGTAAAATGGTTATTATTTCCAATTGCGTAGGGTGGGCGATGATTATAGCAACATTGATATAGAAAGGAAATTTACCGGAAAAAAAGGCTTCaatttcttcgtcacttgaattAACTGGTGATACTACATTATTTATGGGTTGATTAACATCCATCCAATTGGGATAATCGGTAGCTCCTGACAGCGGTCCACTTTTCTCCACAACCCAGTCATCAACAGTGTCCATATTATCAATGGAAATAGGATCAAAAGCTTTGACCTTCAATTGCTGCCTGCTACATTAAAAATGTCAAAATGAGATGTATGCATTAGTATGAGCGTAGATGAAACAAGGTAAAACTGTCTAAATATCCGCCAAATCCTGTATCATTTGGACACAAGTCAAAGAActtaatttatctatatatttaacTTTGGAATTGAGCCCCCAAAGTAAAATGTTGTCTAATGTTTATCACATTCTATCAAACTTAACAATTTCTGTCAAAAAAGTTACAGTCATATTTTACAGTTGAGCTCAAAGGATTTTCTGAAATCAAACAACAATTTAGTGGGGATTTAAATCCTACAAAGTAAGGAGCATCGACTTGTTTCCGCATGACCTACAGTTGGGGGATGCATAACCATTTTATCCTTGGGactattattttttgaagaaaatcCTTGAAACAATCAGTAAGCTTGCCTTTGTTGTAGCCGCAAGTTATACTGGACAAAAGTAAGATCATACATTCTCTGGTGTTCCAAGCAGTTCATTCTTTGGTTATGAATTTGTTCAAAAGGAATGTTTGTTCGATCGCATCCTTTGGCACTGCAAGTTTGACTAAGGATTCGCACGGCCAAACGTGTCAAATGTGGGCAAGCACATCCATAAGTGTACCACCATTCAGCTGCAATACATGATTCATCATTCATGAGGATATAGTAATATTAACAGGCCAAAATACACCTTCCAGGAAAACCAAATCGGTGACCAAGGCAAGCACATTAGTTACAGATTGGTTTTTTCTAGCTTTTAGAGCAGCTTCTCTATTTTGAAAAGCAGCAGCTAAATGTCCAGAAAATAAACAATCATGAGCTTTTGCCATCGCAAGAAGCTTCATTGCGCTCCCAAGCCCCAAAAGTACAAGTTCCTATTTGAAGCTTATGCCTCTACTGGGAAGGAATTTGTTGGGAAGAATGTCGGTGAAATTGCTGTTAGCCTGTTAGTGCTCTTCCAAAATAGGTTCACTCAACAGCTATATGAGATATAGTCAGGTCaaacataaaagagaaaatagttttttggtTTTCATTAAGCATGAATGTTCCTTACCAGGAAGTAAATTGCGCCTTGCCCTGATAGCCATCTTTCTTCGAAAATCCCCAGCTTCGCttctatataaatttaattcctTCTGGATTTTATCTTGGGTTTTCCCATCAGATACCAACCTCTCTATACAGTCCAAAAGACCTGATGCGATCTCATTCGAAACTTCTCCCCGAACACCATAGAAGAAGTGAGGATTTAAAAAGAAACCCGCCGCATGAAGAGGGCGGGGCAATTTCTTATCCCATCTCCAATCAATGATATCCCAATATGGCATATAGTCACTCTTCTTCACAAGCTCTTTCTTAATAGCCTCTTTGGCCTGATAAATACCCATATAAATATAACCCATCGCTGGCCTCTTATTGCTCCCAACTAATTTCAGAAGCCTTAGAAGTGGTTCGGTTATACGAACAATTGCAGCACAAGAGGACCAAAATGTTACACTAGTAACAAGATTACTCACAGCAATTCCGCCAGGTTTCTTAGAATAAGGGCAATCCATCCAGTCATCCGAGCTAACCATAGCTTTCAATTCCTCTTTCAAATTAGCCATACTCTTCAAAGTAATAAAATTCACAGCAGCGCGCGTCTCCCCTGCTAGCACCAAATCTTTCCCATGTGTGTATTTCCTCATCATATTCAAACTTGCCGCATTATTGTATATAAATCCCGTAATAGTTTTCGCGCTCTCTATGATTTGGTTTATAGCTTCCAACTTCCCAATATCTTCTAGCATTCCATCAATGCATCGGAAAGCACAAGGCGACCAGAACAATGTAGGGAAGGCCTCAGTGAGCCTTCTGCTTGCAAGAACATGGTTTTCGGTATTACTGGTGATTACTTGAACTACATTCTTCTCACCCACTTCCTCTACAACGTGCTTAAGCAATTCATAGAGAGTATCTTCAGAAGTGACGATGTGAGTAGCATCTACTGATTTCAAAAACATGGTTCCTTCGGGGCAATAGACTAGGAAATTGATTAACGTTTTACCTGTGTCGGTGGTCCATTCATCGGCCAATACAGAACAACCTGTTCTATTCCACGTCGATTTGTAGAAGTCTAACTGTAATCCAATTTCTTCCAGAGATTTCCTGAGGATCCAGCTACGGATGTCATGGTAGGAGAACGATTCGAGCCCTGGCGCTGCTGATGAGATAGCGTCGATCATCGGTTGGAAGTAGACCGAATTCACAGAGTCCAATGGAACCCCAGCTTCGTACAAGAACCGTCCGATTGCCATGAAGACCAGTTCCTTACCAACAGCAGAGCCCGAAGTAGACTTGAGCGGCGGCACAGTAACCTCACCAGCAGTTACAAGCCGAGGCAACAGTTGCGGCGAAGCGCGTTTCCGgcccctcctcttcctcaccTTCTCCGGCGCTTTCACTGCATTCTCTTCCCTCACCTCAGCCGATCCGGTTCCAGAGAAATCGAGCACATTGTTGATAGGGATAGCCTGAAGTGCAGAATCATCAGTTTCATGATCGGGATGGGAGGATGCCGTGGGATGGAGTTTGTTGAGCTCATCGGCGAGCTTGAGTTTCTTCCGTTTGCGGGCAGCGGCTCCCTCGAGACTGTGGAGCATGGCATCCTGGACCTCAGTAGGAACACGGGGGCAGCAGGAGGCATTGCCCTTCTGCCGAGCGAGGTGCTCCTTGATGCGGTGGATGCCACCGCCCAGGAAGAGCTTCGAGCAGTAGACGCACTTCAGCTTCGTGCGGCCGCCGGAACGAATCATCAGGCAGTGCTTCCATGCAGGGTCGTGCTTCTGCGTCCCAATTGGCAGAATCACCTCGGAGGTTGATGCCATTCAATGGCGATGTTGTTGGCTTCTGCTTTCAACTGCAGTTAAATGTAGTAGAGTATTTGACAAGCGGAAAAGGATGGAGCTCCAACTACAATAGGAAGCTAATTTCAGAAACAAAACATAATAGCTCACCACCGGAAACCGGAAGCAACTGAGAGTTCgcgagaatttgaatttgattcaacTAAATCCCAACATTTATTTACCATTTTACTCAATGCACCTTCTTGCCTACattcttttttgctttcaaCTAAAATTACCTTCAAATCAACAAGCAGAGAACTCTAAATAATAACCATGAGGAACGCTTGAATGAGATTTTGGATCTCAAAATACAAACTCCAAATTTGAATATTCTATTTTCGCAGAGGAAAGCTTCATAATCCATTTTAGCAGAGGAAAGAAGCTGCAGAATATAATCAACCTGCTACAGAATGTA from Ananas comosus cultivar F153 linkage group 23, ASM154086v1, whole genome shotgun sequence includes these protein-coding regions:
- the LOC109727786 gene encoding ribulose bisphosphate carboxylase/oxygenase activase 2, chloroplastic, whose product is MAAAISTVGAVNRVPLSRYGASTGASAPGSAFFGSSLKKAVSAGASHGKVSTGAFKVVAADLDESKQTKKDRWQGLAYDTSDDQQDITRGKGTVDSLFQAPMDSGTHIPVMSSQEYISQGLRQYNLDNNVDGFYIAPAFMDKLVVHITKNFMNLPNIKVPLILGIWGGKGQGKSFQCELVFAKMGINPIMMSAGELESGNAGEPAKLIRQRYREAADIIKKGKMCCLFINDLDAGAGRMGGTTQYTVNNQMVNATLMNIADNPTNVQLPGMYNKQDNPRVPIIVTGNDFSTLYAPLIRDGRMEKFYWAPTREDRIGVCTGIFRTDNVPKEDIIKLVDAFPGQSIDFFGALRARVYDDEVRKWVAESGIESIGKKLVNSLEGPPTFEQPKMTLDKLMEYGNMLVQEQENVKRVQLADKYLSEAALGDANADAMKTGNFYGKAAQQVNIPVPEGCTDPIATNFDPTARSDDGSCLYTL
- the LOC109727785 gene encoding uncharacterized protein LOC109727785; the encoded protein is MLHSLEGAAARKRKKLKLADELNKLHPTASSHPDHETDDSALQAIPINNVLDFSGTGSAEVREENAVKAPEKVRKRRGRKRASPQLLPRLVTAGEVTVPPLKSTSGSAVGKELVFMAIGRFLYEAGVPLDSVNSVYFQPMIDAISSAAPGLESFSYHDIRSWILRKSLEEIGLQLDFYKSTWNRTGCSVLADEWTTDTGKTLINFLVYCPEGTMFLKSVDATHIVTSEDTLYELLKHVVEEVGEKNVVQVITSNTENHVLASRRLTEAFPTLFWSPCAFRCIDGMLEDIGKLEAINQIIESAKTITGFIYNNAASLNMMRKYTHGKDLVLAGETRAAVNFITLKSMANLKEELKAMVSSDDWMDCPYSKKPGGIAVSNLVTSVTFWSSCAAIVRITEPLLRLLKLVGSNKRPAMGYIYMGIYQAKEAIKKELVKKSDYMPYWDIIDWRWDKKLPRPLHAAGFFLNPHFFYGVRGEVSNEIASGLLDCIERLVSDGKTQDKIQKELNLYRSEAGDFRRKMAIRARRNLLPAEWWYTYGCACPHLTRLAVRILSQTCSAKGCDRTNIPFEQIHNQRMNCLEHQRMYDLTFVQYNLRLQQRQQLKVKAFDPISIDNMDTVDDWVVEKSGPLSGATDYPNWMDVNQPINNVVSPVNSSDEEIEAFFSGLDEEMIQAAAQYTADDDSIKEDDENPPFE